From the Methylomonas sp. MK1 genome, one window contains:
- a CDS encoding DHA2 family efflux MFS transporter permease subunit — protein MSVVYQKRLRGWRFTLFNLCLGFGHALVILNAGAYIAMLPRVAGGLGVPPSFATWTQTDYMIALALAFPVGGWLARRFGEYRPFVAAFMAFTVASFICAYCTGFYSYLAGRIVLGFAGGLTLPLGQALLLKEYPDKRKSLGIGVWSIFTLTPFTFGPPLGGWIADNLGWRWLFWLNIPAALAIAGIVGALLYRRGHRRSWQRFDSVGFLLLVMLVFALQTLLNQGNDWDWTHSAYINGLIALIGATLIYWVVWELNVRRPFLDIRLFAQRNFAIGVFILFTGFLCFQGLLSLLIVQLQLAFGYSSWEAGLVFLPMAILAKPMASVFHEIVKRCDARLLASANLLGFAATYFWLSRFDDPDAFAQLFWPKLLEGACLGSFFVPMTALLLHGLPAERQWRALELANLLRIAAGAIGIAVQGIVLYRRVPQHLTRFAENHGAFELADHPALAALNSLGFAETAALAKYAKLAGRDAVLHGMNDAFWLAGCLFVGMAALVWFAHPTRTPVKVSVEQALRRETQELLAEEA, from the coding sequence ATGAGTGTGGTCTATCAAAAACGCCTGCGCGGCTGGCGTTTTACGCTATTTAATCTGTGTCTGGGTTTCGGGCATGCGCTGGTGATCCTCAATGCCGGCGCTTATATCGCCATGCTGCCCAGAGTAGCCGGCGGCTTGGGCGTGCCGCCCAGTTTTGCGACCTGGACCCAGACGGACTACATGATAGCGCTGGCGCTGGCGTTTCCGGTGGGCGGCTGGTTGGCGCGGCGCTTCGGCGAATACCGGCCCTTCGTCGCGGCCTTCATGGCTTTTACCGTGGCTTCTTTCATCTGCGCCTATTGCACTGGTTTTTATAGCTATCTGGCCGGGCGCATTGTGCTGGGATTTGCCGGCGGTTTGACGCTGCCCTTGGGGCAGGCCTTGTTGCTCAAGGAATATCCCGATAAACGTAAATCGCTCGGCATCGGCGTCTGGAGCATATTCACGTTGACGCCGTTCACCTTCGGCCCGCCCCTGGGCGGCTGGATAGCGGATAATCTGGGTTGGCGCTGGCTGTTTTGGCTCAACATCCCAGCGGCATTGGCGATTGCCGGCATCGTCGGCGCGCTGCTATATCGGCGCGGTCACCGGCGGTCCTGGCAGCGCTTCGATAGCGTCGGATTTCTGTTGTTGGTGATGCTGGTGTTTGCCTTGCAGACGCTGTTGAATCAAGGCAACGATTGGGACTGGACCCATTCGGCCTATATCAATGGCTTAATCGCGTTGATAGGCGCCACGCTGATTTACTGGGTAGTGTGGGAATTGAACGTGCGCCGGCCATTTCTGGATATTCGCCTATTCGCCCAGCGCAATTTCGCCATCGGCGTATTCATTTTATTTACCGGTTTTCTGTGTTTTCAAGGCTTGCTGTCTTTGTTAATTGTACAGTTACAACTGGCTTTCGGTTACTCGTCCTGGGAAGCCGGTTTGGTATTTCTGCCGATGGCCATCTTGGCCAAACCGATGGCCAGCGTCTTTCACGAGATCGTCAAACGCTGCGATGCTCGGCTGTTAGCGAGCGCGAATTTGCTGGGGTTTGCCGCCACCTATTTCTGGTTGAGCCGCTTCGACGATCCGGACGCGTTTGCGCAATTGTTCTGGCCGAAATTACTGGAAGGCGCCTGCCTGGGCAGCTTTTTCGTTCCGATGACCGCTTTACTGCTTCACGGCCTGCCAGCCGAGCGGCAATGGCGGGCGCTGGAACTGGCCAATCTGTTGCGGATAGCCGCCGGGGCGATCGGCATAGCCGTGCAAGGCATCGTGCTGTACCGGCGGGTGCCGCAGCATCTGACGCGCTTTGCCGAAAATCATGGCGCGTTTGAACTGGCTGATCATCCCGCGCTGGCTGCACTGAATTCGTTGGGGTTCGCCGAGACGGCGGCTTTGGCCAAATATGCCAAGCTAGCCGGCCGCGATGCGGTACTGCATGGCATGAACGATGCCTTTTGGTTGGCAGGTTGCCTGTTTGTCGGCATGGCGGCGCTGGTCTGGTTTGCGCACCCGACTCGCACGCCGGTGAAAGTTAGTGTCGAGCAGGCGTTGCGCCGGGAAACTCAGGAATTGCTGGCGGAGGAAGCCTGA